From the Paenibacillus sp. MMS20-IR301 genome, the window ATGAGAATGCGGTGAAAATTTCGGAAACCTTCGAAACCTACCGCGATCTGATGGGCAACTTACGGGAAGCTTATCAGTCCAGTATCGCCAACCGCGCCAACGAAATCATGCGGGTATTTACAGCAATTACTACAATATTCATGCCGCTGACCGTGATTACAGGGATCTACGGTATGAACTTTGATAATATTCCCGAGACCCATTCCCAGTACGGCTACTACGGAGTTATTGCCGTCATGGTAACACTCGGCTGCGGAATGCTGGTAGTTTTCCGCAAGAAGGAATGGCTATGAACCATACCGGACGAATACGCAGGACGAAGGCGCCGCTAACCCACGGGTAGAGGAAGCCTTCGTCTTTTTGATTGTCTACAGATTTGTAGCCAGCCCCAGCTTCACCGGCTGCTCCCGCCGGAAGCGGAGCCGGATCAGCCGCAGGCGCTCATAGTACATATCGAGTCCTTCAGCGGGTGCGAAATCCTCTCCGTATGCTTTGTAGAGCACCGGCTTCAGGAAGGTATCACCCATCAGTTCATAGGCCGTCCATATATTATTCTGTTCCAGCGGACTAACCTCGCTCAGTTCAAATGTGATCAGCTTCTCCACCGAATATCCGTCCTTCTCCAGTTCCTCGGCTGCCTCCAGAATCTCGCGCCGGGAAATTCCGCTCAGCGCCCGGATCTGCTCCATGCCTTGTCCGGCCTCAATGGCCTGAAGCAGAACACGCCGCAGCCGCAGCCGCTCCAGCTGCTTCTTGTACTTCAGCTCCTTCTGCTTGTACAGCCAGGAGACAAAGCCCTCCTCGTCAATAGCTTCATTCACCCAAGAGAGCGGAAAGGAATGCGCCCGCTGGATACCTGAGGTAATCTGCAGCCAATCCGCACCATACTGTGACGCTTTGCCCTCGCCGACCCCGGGAATTTGCAGCAGCTCTTCGGTTGTATGCGGGAGAAAGGCGCTGATCATCCGCAACAGACGGTTGCTCGCAAGCACATAAGGCGCTTTACGCTCACTGGAGGCTTTGCCTCTGCGCCAGGAGCACAGCTCATCATAAACCGCATCCGCTGCGTGCTGCTCACTGTAATACTGCAGCTTAAGCTGCTCCTGGCTGCGCCCGCCCAGATGCTCCTCCTCATGGAACACTCCATCGATCAGCGGACGGTAGCCTTCCCCCATCTTCACCGCAAGCTCATGCCGGTACACACACAGCATTTCATTCCATGAGCTGCCTTCATACCACAGGCTGTCCCCCATCTCCTGTGCTCCGGAGAAATCCCGCCAGCCCAGGCGCCACACGCCCTCCTCTTCACCAATCCATAGCTGGGCGAAGACCTCCCGGTCCACCTCTGACAATCTGGACAAACGGTTCATGAATACGATCTGCATAAGAATCCCTACCTTCCTCGTCTTACAGCAAGCATGCTCCCGCGTCTGGCCGGAATCCTTCCTCCCAGGTCATCCGGGTAACCGCTGAGACCTCCCGGACGCACAAAAGCACCTCTCCCACGATAATCGTGAAAGAGGTGCTTCCTCGTAAATGCTATACTGTTAAAACCTAGGATACCATATATTGCGCAACAGTCAATGCCTTTTTGCAGCAGCGGCTGTTATTCCGCTTCAAGCGCCAGTCTGGCCAATCCAAGTGCCCCTGCCAGCCCGGCATTATCCCCAAGCTTCGGCGGAACGATATAGCTGCCGATATTGTCATTCAGCGCCGGATGCTGCACATAGCCGGCTAAGAGTTCCTGCAGCTTGGTGTGAATCAGCGGGAACAGCTGACTCTGCTTCATCACTCCGCCGCCCATCACAATCTTCTGCGGTGAAAGGATCAGCACATAGTTCATCAGCGCGTGGGCCAGATAATGGGCTTCCATCTCCCAGGCGGGATGATCCGCAGGCAGCTCACCGGCCGGCCGGCCCCAGCGCTTACCGATTGCCGGACCTGCCGCCAGGCCTTCCAGGCAATCGGCATGATACGGGCAGAAGCCTGCAAAGTCATCCTCAGGATGACGGCGGACGAGAATATGTCCCATCTCCGGATGGGACAGCCCGTGAATCAGCCTGCCGCCAACCACGGCACCGGCACCGATGCCTGTCCCCACTGTGATGTAGAGGCAGCTGTCCAGCCCCGCGGCCGCGCCCCAGGTGTACTCGCCCAGGGCGGCACCGTTCACATCTGTATCGAACCCGATGGGAACATTGAACTGCTCCGCAACTGCCCCAACCAGATTGAACCCGCCCCAATGCGGCTTCGGAGTGGTTGTAATATATCCATATGTAGTACTGCCGATTACCGGATCAATCGGTCCGAAGGAACCGATTCCGATAGCTTCGGCCCCTTTACGGGAGAAATAATCCAGTACTTGTCCCATGGTCTCTTGAGGTGTAGTGGTCGGAAAGCTCACCCGGTCGAGAATCGTCCCGTCCTCATTTCCGATGCCGCATACAAACTTTGTTCCCCCTGCTTCAATCGCTCCGAGCAATTTCACTGCAGTGTTCCCCCTTCCTGAAAATAAAATCTGTCATCCGTTCGCTGACAAGCCAAGCCGTCCGCCAGCCTGCGGCACAATAAAGCGCTCTCTTATTTTATATTATATGTGGCCTGCCAGGGGGGTGGCAAGCGGTTGACATACATCGTGCAGCTTAGTACCGGTTACCATACTCTCTCCGGTTCAAATATAACCCAATGCTGACCCTTATGGACACCACAGACCTTATCCGCTCAAAATAGGCCTTTTGGGCGGTCTTGCGGACACCACGGACCTTATCCGCCGCTTTTGATGGGCTAACTCCGCTTTTCCGGCGAAATAACGGCGCTGGTGTCCGCAAGTCGGCACTTTGCTGCCTTTCCGCAGGCTTAAGGTCTCTCATGTCCGTAACGTTTAGCCAGTCACATGAACAACCGTTACGCGACTGGCTACTTTCTGAACAGGGAGCCAATTCAGTCCATTTACCTGCTCGGCAGCTCATTGTACTTGAGTTTCCGCTTAAAGGTGAGACTTCCGGCCGCTGGCATCCCTACAGTTCCAAGCTTCCCTCCACCAGCTCTTCTTTTTCTAAGTTTTATAGTTCAATCTATATAGCTTCTGTTCATGATAAGCACGGCATGCCGCCACCAGCCGCCCCGCTGCCGGGAGATGAGAGGCCAGATGGACATGGGCATAAGCTGCCATAACATTGCCGCTGCTGTTGATGTAACCTTCCGGACGCGTGCCGCCCCGCCCTTTGCTCTCATAGACAAAGGTCCGGGCTTCACCCGGAAGGTAGTCCATGACAGAATAATGGAACTCATGGCCGCGCAGCTGCTCCCCCTGCTTCAGCAGCAGGTTATCCTGGAGCGCCGTCACTTCCCGGTAGCCGAGGGCGGCGCGGCGCTCCTGCATCACTGTATGTGCCGGAATGATTCCGGCCATCGTATGCACCACGCCCGCACGGTCAGTCAGGCTGCGGGCCAGAACCATGTAGCCGCCGCATTCAGCGTACAGCGGCATCCCGTCTGCGGCTGCAGCCCTCAGCCCGCTCAGGAAGAGCGGATTCGCAGCTATAGCAGCGGCGAATTCTTCCGGGAACCCGCCGCCGAGATAGATTCCATCGGCTTCCGGCGGGATTCCCCCGCCGCTGAGCGGGCTGAACGTTACCAGCCGCGCTCCGGCCCGTTCGAGCAGCTCCAGGTTATCAGCGTAATAGAAATTGAACGCTGCATCACGGGCGACAGCAATGACGGGCTGATACGGCTCAGCTACAGCGCTCACCGCTGCCGCAGAAGGCGGCGCTGGCAGCGCAGCTGGCGGGCAGGGTGGAGCAGCGGCTTCCGGCAGCTGCTCCACCGCCAGCTGTGCGGCAGCCGCCGGCCTTAGCGATGCGGGTCCAGCTTGCACAGGGCAGCGCAGACCAGGCGCAGCAGCGGCAAGCTCCAGCAGCCGCTCCAGATCGGTGCCCTGCGCGAGCAAATCAGCCGCATGGTCGAATAAGGGCGCAAGCTCCCCGCGCTCCACCGCGGGGAGCAGGCCGAGATGCCGCTCGGGAATATCGAGGCCGCTGTCCCGGGGCAGCCAGCCGATCACGGGAATGCCGCAGGCAGACTCGATGGCAGCCCTGACCATCTGGTAGTGGCCTTCGCTGCCGCAGCGGTTGACTATAACCGCTGCAATCCGTACCTCCGGCTCCAGCTGCCGGAAGCCCAGCACAATAGCCGCAGCACTCCGTCCCATGCTGCGGACATCCACGACCAGCAGCACCGGACTGTCCGTCAGAACCGCAATCTCCGCGGTTGACCCGGTAAGCGCAGTATCCTCTTTACCGTCATACAGCCCCATAACGCCCTCAATAACCGACACATCCGCGTGCTCCGAAGCACGCAGGAAATACTGCTGCAGGTAACTGTGGGTAGTCATCCATGAATCCAGATTGCGGGAGGGCCGGCCTGTGACGGCACTGTGGTAGGCAGGATCGATATAGTCAGGCCCGCATTTGAAGCCCTGCACCTTCAGCCCGCGGCGGGCAAAAGCCCGCATCAGACCGAGGGTAACTGTTGTTTTACCGGAACCGCTGCCTGTACCGGCCACCACGAAGCGCGGACGGTACAGCAGCTCCCGCCGGATCTTGTCATCCATGCCTGCTCTCCCCCTTCTTCACGCACGGTACATCATGCACAACCCGGGCTACGGCGATGGTCACATTCCCGCTCTTGTGCTTGCGGAGCAGCAGTTCCCCCGCTCCTGAAGACAGCAGCGCAGCCGGCTCGCAGACTCCGTACGCTCCGGTAGCTCTGAATACGGCCGCCGACGGATTGTCCAGCGCAATTGTGTTCAGCTGCTCCGGTGAATACAGCTCCAGCTCCCAGCCATACTTGGCACACAGGGCCAGCAGCCCGGCTTCGTCACCTTTAATTCCTGCTGTAGCGGCATTGCGGACGCTGTGCAGCGACAGCCCAAGCTCCGCCAGCGTGTGCAGCACTACAGCTTCCAGCTCCGCCGCCGCCGTGCCGCGGTTGCAGCCAAGGCCAAGCACCAGGCTGCGCGGGCGGAATACTACCGTGCTGCCTGGTAATGCGGCTGCCTCCGGCTCAAGCAGCAGCCTGTCCGTCACTATGATTGCCGCCGGGCAGCTGAAGCCGCTGCCGAGCAGCTCCTCCCTGTCCGTGAACAGCCGGACATGCTCCGGCAGCACTGTTCCCGGAGGAAGCCAGCCGCGCTCCCCGCTCTCTTGCACGAAAGCCACCGGCTCCCCGTTGACGAGTGCAGCACTTACCGCCTTCATCCCGGCGAAGCTGTCCGGCCGCCAGCCGTATTCCTGTCCAAGCAGATCTACAGCGAATATGCCCTGTACATCCGAGGCTGTTGTAATGACAGGATGGCTGCCGAGCAGCCCGGCAATCTGCAATGTGAGCCTGTTGGCTCCGCCAAGATGACCGGAGAGCATGCTGATGACATGCTCTCCGCGCTCGTCGATGACGATAACGGCGGGGTCGGTTTTTTTGTCCCCGAGCAGCGGAGCGGTCAGCCGGACGGCAGCTCCCAGAGAAAAGAACAGAATAATTGCTTCATAGCTCCGGAAAAGCTGCGGAAGCAGGTCTCTAACCGGTCCGTCAAAAGCCGCAATCTCCCCGGACTGCCCCTCAAGGCCGCCGCAATACTTGGCATAACCATAAACTGCAGTACCGCTCAGCTCTGCTCCGAGCTTCGCTGCAAGCATGATTCCATTCCGCGTAATGGCAACCGCAGCATAGCGCTTATGCACGGGCCGCACCGGGCTGCTCAGACTGAACGGTCCCGCCGGATTCAGCAGGTTCACCTGCTCCGGTTCCTTCGCGGCAGCCATGGGTAAAACCCTTGTCATACAGCTTGGAGCGGTGCTGATCCCGGTCACTGAGACCCGGGTCCAGCGCCCAGCCGGCCAGGATCATAGCATGCATGGTAATTCCCGCAGCGAGCAGATCCTGCTCCAGCCTCTCTACGGTTGTCCGCAGGATCTGCTGGTCCGGCCAGGTCGCCCG encodes:
- a CDS encoding HRDC domain-containing protein, whose protein sequence is MQIVFMNRLSRLSEVDREVFAQLWIGEEEGVWRLGWRDFSGAQEMGDSLWYEGSSWNEMLCVYRHELAVKMGEGYRPLIDGVFHEEEHLGGRSQEQLKLQYYSEQHAADAVYDELCSWRRGKASSERKAPYVLASNRLLRMISAFLPHTTEELLQIPGVGEGKASQYGADWLQITSGIQRAHSFPLSWVNEAIDEEGFVSWLYKQKELKYKKQLERLRLRRVLLQAIEAGQGMEQIRALSGISRREILEAAEELEKDGYSVEKLITFELSEVSPLEQNNIWTAYELMGDTFLKPVLYKAYGEDFAPAEGLDMYYERLRLIRLRFRREQPVKLGLATNL
- a CDS encoding ROK family protein translates to MKLLGAIEAGGTKFVCGIGNEDGTILDRVSFPTTTPQETMGQVLDYFSRKGAEAIGIGSFGPIDPVIGSTTYGYITTTPKPHWGGFNLVGAVAEQFNVPIGFDTDVNGAALGEYTWGAAAGLDSCLYITVGTGIGAGAVVGGRLIHGLSHPEMGHILVRRHPEDDFAGFCPYHADCLEGLAAGPAIGKRWGRPAGELPADHPAWEMEAHYLAHALMNYVLILSPQKIVMGGGVMKQSQLFPLIHTKLQELLAGYVQHPALNDNIGSYIVPPKLGDNAGLAGALGLARLALEAE
- a CDS encoding cobyrinate a,c-diamide synthase, which gives rise to MDDKIRRELLYRPRFVVAGTGSGSGKTTVTLGLMRAFARRGLKVQGFKCGPDYIDPAYHSAVTGRPSRNLDSWMTTHSYLQQYFLRASEHADVSVIEGVMGLYDGKEDTALTGSTAEIAVLTDSPVLLVVDVRSMGRSAAAIVLGFRQLEPEVRIAAVIVNRCGSEGHYQMVRAAIESACGIPVIGWLPRDSGLDIPERHLGLLPAVERGELAPLFDHAADLLAQGTDLERLLELAAAAPGLRCPVQAGPASLRPAAAAQLAVEQLPEAAAPPCPPAALPAPPSAAAVSAVAEPYQPVIAVARDAAFNFYYADNLELLERAGARLVTFSPLSGGGIPPEADGIYLGGGFPEEFAAAIAANPLFLSGLRAAAADGMPLYAECGGYMVLARSLTDRAGVVHTMAGIIPAHTVMQERRAALGYREVTALQDNLLLKQGEQLRGHEFHYSVMDYLPGEARTFVYESKGRGGTRPEGYINSSGNVMAAYAHVHLASHLPAAGRLVAACRAYHEQKLYRLNYKT
- a CDS encoding cobalt-precorrin 5A hydrolase codes for the protein MHKRYAAVAITRNGIMLAAKLGAELSGTAVYGYAKYCGGLEGQSGEIAAFDGPVRDLLPQLFRSYEAIILFFSLGAAVRLTAPLLGDKKTDPAVIVIDERGEHVISMLSGHLGGANRLTLQIAGLLGSHPVITTASDVQGIFAVDLLGQEYGWRPDSFAGMKAVSAALVNGEPVAFVQESGERGWLPPGTVLPEHVRLFTDREELLGSGFSCPAAIIVTDRLLLEPEAAALPGSTVVFRPRSLVLGLGCNRGTAAAELEAVVLHTLAELGLSLHSVRNAATAGIKGDEAGLLALCAKYGWELELYSPEQLNTIALDNPSAAVFRATGAYGVCEPAALLSSGAGELLLRKHKSGNVTIAVARVVHDVPCVKKGESRHG